A portion of the Oxynema aestuarii AP17 genome contains these proteins:
- a CDS encoding DDE transposase family protein, whose product MDNRQNWYIVKSGGGDCAIVSENDLEASPPPEIIEQWGPFPSPDAAIARRVGLIRAGKCKPR is encoded by the coding sequence ATGGATAACAGGCAAAATTGGTATATCGTCAAGTCCGGTGGCGGCGATTGCGCGATCGTCTCCGAAAACGATTTAGAAGCTTCGCCACCGCCCGAAATCATCGAACAATGGGGGCCGTTTCCGTCTCCTGATGCGGCGATCGCCCGTCGGGTAGGATTGATTCGCGCCGGAAAATGTAAACCGCGCTAA